From the genome of Thiobacter sp. AK1, one region includes:
- a CDS encoding asparagine synthetase B family protein codes for MAWRGHSDTETLLACFEAWGIERTLQRAVGMFAIALWDRETRTLTLARDRLGEKPLYYGWLRGALVFGSELKALRAFPGFDNEIDRGALALFLRHNYVPAPWSIYRNIWKLPPGCYVQFGGRPSPPAPLPEGEGSGPHPQPLSRRERGVALTPRPSPRGRGEWPSPPAPLPWGEGCALTPGPSPASGRGEVRAYWRVADAVEAGFDAPFAGSDAEAIAELDRLLREAIAGQMVADVPLGAFLSGGIDSTTVVALMQAQSSRPVKTFTIGFHEGDYNEAEHAHAVARHLGTDHTELYVTPKQALDVIPRLPALYDEPFADSSQIPTFLVAQLAREHVTVSLSGDGGDELFGGYNRYFWTRALWRRLGLLPVPLRRALAAALTLPSPQAWSRLFAVLKPVLPPALRVKLAGDKMHKLAELVGLDSLEAVYRYLVSHWKHPAEELVIGATEPETILSRRDEWPASLADGRRSFEEVMMFLDQLTYLPDDILVKVDRAAMGVSLETRVPLLDHRVVEFSWRLPLHLKIRNSQSKWLLRQVLYRYVPRELMERPKMGFGVPLDQWLRGPLREWAEDLLSEDRLKREGFLHPAPIREKWAEHLSGRRNWAYYLWDVLMWEAWFAHRHV; via the coding sequence GTGGCGTGGCGCGGACATTCGGATACCGAGACATTGCTCGCCTGTTTCGAGGCGTGGGGGATCGAGCGGACCCTCCAGCGTGCCGTGGGCATGTTCGCCATCGCCCTGTGGGACCGTGAAACGCGCACGCTCACCCTCGCGCGCGACCGCCTGGGCGAGAAGCCGCTTTATTACGGCTGGCTGCGCGGGGCGCTGGTGTTCGGCTCGGAACTGAAGGCGCTGCGTGCGTTTCCGGGCTTCGATAACGAAATCGACCGCGGCGCGTTGGCGCTCTTCTTGCGCCATAACTATGTCCCCGCGCCGTGGAGTATTTATCGCAATATCTGGAAGCTGCCGCCAGGGTGTTACGTGCAGTTTGGCGGGCGGCCCTCACCCCCCGCCCCTCTCCCGGAGGGAGAGGGGAGTGGCCCTCACCCCCAGCCCCTCTCCCGGAGGGAGAGGGGTGTTGCCCTCACCCCCCGCCCCTCTCCCAGGGGGAGAGGGGAGTGGCCCTCACCCCCGGCCCCTCTCCCATGGGGAGAGGGGTGCGCCCTCACCCCCGGCCCCTCTCCCGCAAGCGGGAGAGGGGAGGTGCGCGCCTACTGGCGCGTGGCGGATGCGGTGGAAGCGGGTTTCGATGCGCCGTTTGCCGGCAGTGATGCCGAGGCCATAGCGGAACTGGACCGGCTGTTGCGTGAGGCGATTGCCGGGCAGATGGTGGCGGATGTGCCGCTGGGTGCCTTTCTTTCCGGCGGGATCGATTCCACCACCGTGGTCGCCCTCATGCAGGCGCAATCGAGCCGGCCGGTGAAGACCTTCACCATCGGCTTTCACGAGGGCGACTACAACGAAGCCGAGCACGCCCATGCGGTGGCGCGCCATCTGGGGACCGACCACACCGAGCTCTACGTCACACCGAAGCAGGCGTTGGATGTCATTCCCCGGCTGCCGGCGCTCTATGACGAGCCCTTCGCCGATTCGTCGCAGATTCCCACCTTTCTCGTCGCGCAACTGGCGCGTGAACATGTGACGGTGAGCCTCTCCGGCGACGGGGGCGATGAGCTCTTCGGAGGCTACAACCGGTATTTTTGGACGCGGGCTTTGTGGCGCCGGCTCGGTCTATTGCCCGTGCCGCTGCGGCGCGCGCTGGCAGCGGCGCTCACGCTGCCCTCGCCCCAGGCCTGGAGCCGACTGTTTGCCGTGCTCAAACCCGTGCTCCCGCCCGCCCTGCGGGTAAAACTCGCTGGCGACAAGATGCATAAGCTCGCCGAGCTGGTGGGGCTCGATTCCCTGGAAGCGGTGTACCGTTACCTTGTCTCTCACTGGAAGCATCCGGCCGAGGAACTGGTGATCGGTGCCACCGAGCCGGAGACGATTCTCTCGCGCCGGGACGAGTGGCCGGCAAGCCTCGCCGATGGGCGGCGTTCGTTCGAAGAGGTGATGATGTTCCTCGACCAGCTCACCTACCTGCCCGATGACATTCTGGTCAAGGTGGACCGCGCCGCCATGGGGGTGAGCCTGGAAACCCGCGTGCCGCTTCTGGATCACCGCGTGGTGGAATTTTCCTGGCGGCTGCCCTTGCACCTGAAAATCCGCAATAGTCAGTCCAAATGGCTGCTTAGGCAGGTGCTCTATCGATACGTCCCCCGAGAATTGATGGAACGGCCCAAAATGGGCTTCGGCGTGCCGCTCGACCAGTGGCTGCGCGGGCCGCTGCGGGAGTGGGCGGAGGATTT
- a CDS encoding type II toxin-antitoxin system VapC family toxin, whose product MVVLLDTHILLWALDAPQRLPNDVVTQLESPENTVYFSAVSIWEIAIKNALGKIQLPYGPEEIAKAAKDTGFLELAISAAHCAKVAHLAPHHRDPFDRLLIAQTLLLPAQLVTADAALAPYSELVRLI is encoded by the coding sequence GTGGTCGTTCTGCTGGACACGCACATCCTGCTTTGGGCGTTGGATGCGCCTCAGCGCTTGCCCAACGATGTGGTCACCCAGCTCGAATCGCCGGAGAACACCGTTTATTTCAGCGCGGTGAGCATTTGGGAGATCGCCATTAAGAACGCGCTGGGGAAAATCCAGCTTCCGTACGGGCCAGAAGAGATTGCGAAAGCCGCGAAAGACACCGGGTTTCTCGAACTCGCCATCAGCGCCGCGCATTGCGCCAAGGTCGCCCATTTGGCGCCACACCACCGCGATCCATTCGACCGTTTGCTGATTGCTCAGACCTTGCTGCTGCCCGCGCAACTCGTCACCGCTGACGCGGCACTGGCGCCGTATTCAGAACTGGTGCGGCTCATCTGA
- a CDS encoding type II toxin-antitoxin system Phd/YefM family antitoxin: MQVVNVHEAKTHLSRLLEQVAGGEEIIIAKAGKAMARLVPLEAAPKKRRLGRLKGRLNVPDDFDMPLAEDHLALFEGR; the protein is encoded by the coding sequence ATGCAAGTCGTCAACGTTCATGAGGCGAAAACCCATCTTTCGCGTCTGCTGGAGCAGGTGGCAGGCGGCGAGGAAATCATCATTGCCAAGGCGGGAAAGGCGATGGCCCGACTTGTGCCGCTGGAGGCTGCACCGAAAAAGCGTCGCCTGGGGCGACTCAAAGGCAGGCTGAACGTGCCCGATGATTTCGACATGCCCCTGGCGGAGGACCATCTTGCTTTGTTCGAAGGGCGCTGA
- a CDS encoding nucleotidyltransferase domain-containing protein — protein MTAGLFGLSRETIEVIRRILATEPAVERAVIFGSRAKGTQRPGSDIDLVLFGKGLDLDALGRLAARLDESSIPYQVDLCLFDMIDHDDLRAHIARVGKVFYERGANRCAD, from the coding sequence ATGACTGCGGGCTTGTTTGGTCTTTCGCGCGAGACGATCGAGGTTATTCGCCGGATTCTGGCTACCGAACCTGCGGTCGAGAGGGCAGTTATTTTTGGCTCCCGTGCGAAGGGCACACAGCGGCCCGGCTCCGATATCGACCTCGTGCTTTTTGGCAAGGGCCTCGATCTAGATGCCCTCGGCAGACTGGCTGCCCGTTTGGATGAGTCTTCGATTCCGTATCAGGTGGATCTGTGCCTGTTCGACATGATCGACCACGATGATCTTCGTGCGCACATTGCACGCGTGGGGAAGGTATTTTATGAGCGTGGAGCGAATCGGTGTGCGGACTGA
- a CDS encoding nucleotidyltransferase substrate binding protein, giving the protein MLNPDVRWKQRFENFQRALQQLAAAVELRKTRPLSDLEQQGLVQAFEFTHELGWNVLKDYLEMEGIQGLVGSRSTVREAFKRGLIEDGEAWMDMIEKRHLSSHTYNLKIAEIVVSGVVERYYPAFLALQKRLERDL; this is encoded by the coding sequence ATGCTGAACCCTGACGTGCGCTGGAAGCAACGCTTCGAGAATTTCCAAAGAGCTCTGCAGCAACTCGCGGCTGCCGTGGAGTTGCGCAAGACGCGCCCCTTGTCGGATCTGGAACAGCAGGGGCTGGTCCAGGCCTTTGAATTCACGCATGAGCTCGGCTGGAACGTTTTGAAAGATTATCTGGAGATGGAGGGCATCCAGGGTTTGGTGGGTTCCCGCAGCACTGTACGCGAGGCCTTCAAGCGCGGCCTGATCGAGGATGGCGAGGCGTGGATGGATATGATCGAGAAACGCCACCTCTCCAGCCATACCTATAACCTCAAGATCGCAGAAATCGTGGTTTCAGGGGTTGTCGAACGCTACTATCCAGCCTTCCTGGCATTGCAAAAGCGCCTGGAACGGGACCTATGA
- a CDS encoding glycosyltransferase family 2 protein: MISVVIPLYNKEKHIAKTIDSVLAQTRPPAEVIVINDGSTDRGAEIVRSYAKPVRLIEQANYGVSAARNLGLREARHEHVAFLDADDWWETSHLERLEDLIQRFPDAGLYSTAHLIFREGRYYRPRGGFSDGWVGMVDEFFTQYARGLSLVNSITACVKKSAALAAGGFPDGVKRGEDIILWCKLALRFPVAHAEIPTAVYNQAAMNRTDKLRETEPPGSLVFLGELLESGGVDERTRKGVAMLFDRIALFTAAGFALNQDAAGIDAICRIARSVRRYRVVGGVTALRAVPVSWLRLARHLRHRRQN, translated from the coding sequence ATGATTTCCGTCGTCATTCCGCTTTATAACAAGGAAAAGCACATCGCCAAAACGATCGACAGCGTTTTGGCGCAGACAAGGCCTCCGGCCGAAGTGATCGTGATCAATGATGGCTCTACGGACCGCGGTGCTGAGATCGTCCGGTCCTACGCAAAACCGGTACGCTTGATTGAGCAAGCCAATTACGGGGTGAGCGCGGCCAGGAATTTGGGTTTACGGGAGGCGCGCCATGAGCATGTCGCTTTTCTCGATGCCGATGATTGGTGGGAAACGAGTCACTTGGAAAGGTTGGAGGACCTGATCCAACGCTTCCCTGATGCAGGACTTTACAGTACGGCCCACCTTATTTTTCGAGAGGGCCGTTACTACCGGCCCCGTGGTGGTTTTTCTGACGGCTGGGTGGGGATGGTGGATGAATTTTTTACGCAATATGCGCGAGGACTCTCTTTGGTTAATTCCATTACAGCGTGCGTCAAAAAGAGCGCCGCTCTTGCGGCAGGCGGTTTTCCCGATGGGGTCAAACGAGGCGAGGACATCATCTTGTGGTGCAAACTCGCTTTGCGCTTTCCGGTTGCCCATGCGGAAATTCCTACTGCGGTCTACAACCAAGCGGCAATGAATCGTACCGACAAGCTTCGGGAGACGGAGCCGCCGGGTTCATTAGTGTTTCTAGGTGAATTGCTGGAATCTGGGGGCGTGGATGAGCGGACGCGCAAAGGGGTAGCGATGCTGTTCGACCGCATCGCATTGTTTACAGCGGCTGGCTTTGCACTCAATCAGGATGCAGCAGGTATCGATGCGATCTGTCGTATTGCGCGCTCGGTTCGACGATACAGGGTCGTTGGCGGCGTGACGGCGCTGCGCGCAGTGCCGGTGTCATGGCTTCGCTTGGCTCGGCACCTGCGGCATCGGCGGCAAAATTAG
- a CDS encoding glycosyltransferase family 2 protein codes for MSAVTSSPSPLVSVLMPVYNAARFVADAIESILAQTFRDFEFIIIDDGSTDGSLSVLKRYAANDPRIRLISRENRGLVATLNEGIEKARGEWIARMDGDDVALPNRLSLQLKHLAETGADFCGGAVQCFGGWRALWRYPVSHEACAVRLLFDVPFAHPAVMGRRSALSSLRYRQDFNRAQDYDLWQRAWAQGYRLTNVEEIVLRYRVHENQVSARHTGDQRDRADLVRQRHWKALLPEYTDEHVNVLLTAIREGSGATSLLVPAFERLLRQYEGEAREVLLFDAYRMFCRMAGNDKAAVRNWLHLASAAREGIGRVEVYRRATVLLLISMFQIRSTASGYQTLRSLRHRLASLLER; via the coding sequence GTGAGCGCCGTGACCTCGAGCCCATCTCCCCTGGTGTCGGTGTTGATGCCGGTATACAACGCCGCTCGATTTGTCGCCGATGCCATCGAGTCGATCCTCGCACAAACTTTTCGGGACTTCGAGTTCATCATCATCGACGATGGCTCGACCGATGGCAGTTTGTCGGTATTGAAGCGCTACGCGGCAAACGACCCCCGCATTCGCCTGATCAGTCGGGAGAACCGTGGCTTGGTGGCCACTCTCAACGAAGGCATCGAAAAAGCCCGCGGCGAATGGATTGCGCGCATGGATGGGGATGACGTTGCCCTGCCGAACCGCTTGAGCCTTCAGCTAAAACACCTCGCGGAGACAGGCGCGGATTTTTGCGGTGGCGCGGTGCAATGCTTTGGCGGCTGGCGCGCGCTCTGGCGCTATCCCGTAAGCCATGAGGCCTGCGCTGTACGCCTGCTGTTTGATGTGCCCTTCGCCCACCCGGCGGTGATGGGGCGGCGCAGTGCGCTCTCGTCTCTACGCTATCGACAGGACTTCAACCGGGCCCAGGACTATGATCTTTGGCAACGTGCTTGGGCGCAAGGGTATCGGCTGACGAATGTTGAGGAGATCGTCCTACGCTATCGCGTGCATGAAAATCAGGTTTCCGCGCGCCATACCGGTGATCAGCGCGACCGTGCGGACCTCGTGCGCCAGCGACACTGGAAAGCCTTGTTGCCGGAATATACAGACGAGCACGTAAACGTACTCCTTACGGCCATTCGCGAAGGTAGCGGAGCAACGTCGCTCCTTGTTCCGGCGTTCGAAAGGCTTTTGCGGCAGTACGAAGGGGAAGCCCGTGAGGTGCTCTTGTTCGACGCCTACCGGATGTTTTGCCGGATGGCAGGGAACGACAAAGCGGCGGTGAGGAACTGGCTGCACCTTGCGTCGGCGGCAAGGGAAGGGATCGGACGAGTCGAAGTTTACAGGCGGGCGACGGTTTTGCTACTGATTTCGATGTTTCAAATTCGGAGCACAGCTTCAGGCTATCAGACCCTTCGCTCATTGCGCCACCGCCTGGCATCATTGCTTGAACGATAG
- a CDS encoding alpha-1,2-fucosyltransferase has translation MVIVRLCGGLGNQMFQYVAGYALARLHGSALRFDTSWFETNRLHNGLELDRVFGLTLAEATASDKRRILGWAAQRVVYRVLARKYLKPLRPRSMVMEPHFHYWPGFADLPDDVYLDGYWQSERYFASVAPELRERFRFALPLDPRSADLVEAMAQQESVSIHVRRGDFVSDPSVNQVHGVDLSGYYRAAIAAIRERVRQPIFYVFSDEPQWVRQHLEIPAQSVIVDHNRGEDSYRDMQLMSACRHHILANSSFSWWAAWLNPREDKIVIAPRQWFAVADLDTRDLYCQGWIVL, from the coding sequence ATGGTGATCGTTCGTCTTTGTGGTGGGCTCGGTAACCAGATGTTCCAGTATGTGGCGGGCTACGCCCTCGCTCGGCTGCACGGCAGCGCGCTGCGCTTCGATACGAGCTGGTTCGAGACGAACCGCTTGCATAATGGTTTGGAGCTTGACCGGGTGTTTGGCCTGACGTTAGCGGAGGCAACCGCGTCGGACAAGCGCAGAATTCTCGGCTGGGCAGCACAACGGGTCGTTTACCGGGTGCTGGCCCGGAAATACCTGAAGCCCCTTCGCCCCCGCAGCATGGTCATGGAACCGCATTTTCACTATTGGCCAGGCTTTGCCGACTTGCCTGATGACGTTTATCTGGATGGTTACTGGCAAAGCGAGCGCTATTTTGCGTCTGTCGCGCCGGAGCTGCGCGAGCGCTTTCGTTTTGCCTTGCCGCTCGATCCGCGCAGTGCCGATCTCGTGGAGGCCATGGCGCAGCAAGAGAGTGTTTCCATTCATGTGCGACGAGGCGATTTCGTGTCTGACCCGAGCGTGAACCAGGTGCACGGCGTGGATCTTTCGGGTTATTACCGTGCAGCGATTGCCGCCATCCGCGAGCGAGTCCGCCAGCCGATTTTCTATGTGTTTTCCGACGAGCCGCAGTGGGTCCGCCAGCATCTCGAGATACCCGCGCAGTCGGTCATCGTCGATCATAATCGCGGTGAGGATAGCTACCGAGACATGCAATTGATGAGCGCCTGCCGTCATCACATTCTCGCCAACTCTTCATTCAGCTGGTGGGCGGCGTGGTTGAATCCGAGGGAGGACAAAATCGTGATCGCGCCTCGCCAGTGGTTCGCCGTCGCTGACCTTGACACGCGCGATCTTTATTGCCAGGGATGGATCGTCTTGTGA
- a CDS encoding lipopolysaccharide biosynthesis protein: protein MILVAGGRASNALLTLVTLYALTRLLPPGEYAVLALVTAFQAFAGLIVVNPAGLWFQRHLHEWHDAGSLPSRRRGLDEIQRFAALVTASLVVLWGGFVHSMTWETTVFFGALVAAIIYFQTDATVSSNVFNALGSRSSAVLWQLALSALGLILSAGLTLQWRNAVAWLAGQALAAVLVSLVSRATLRRVVGQPTPSTPHGEHSFLRERGYWRFALPLAALTSLMWLYGNGYRFILERAWDATALGIFLLALSVPAQMTAVLESIVMQYAYPFYFRRIAGQVDESTKAEATAAMTNALLPLYWAWGAFLCVATPQVIFLITAPSYHGAAQWAIYGALLEVARLTGNAWNLTAQARKDFRPLVLPHAVGAVGSLITALVVWHTGASAQVFAAGLLLAALVQSALMVIRSRNMLPLWFSRRRAGIAGLVLFLGLMLGFLWRADHGPLVSILIIAVAGVLFSLVAYVHLRTARFFHSLAEQRLA from the coding sequence TTGATCCTCGTCGCCGGAGGACGGGCATCGAATGCCTTGCTGACGTTGGTCACGCTCTACGCGCTCACACGCCTGCTGCCGCCGGGTGAATATGCAGTATTGGCGTTGGTCACTGCCTTTCAGGCGTTCGCTGGCCTGATCGTAGTTAATCCTGCCGGGCTGTGGTTTCAACGCCATCTACACGAGTGGCATGACGCAGGCAGCTTGCCGAGCAGACGCCGTGGACTCGACGAGATACAACGATTCGCCGCGCTGGTAACCGCCAGTCTGGTGGTACTGTGGGGCGGCTTCGTACATTCGATGACGTGGGAAACGACTGTCTTTTTCGGTGCCCTCGTCGCTGCAATAATTTATTTTCAGACGGACGCAACCGTCTCCTCGAATGTGTTTAACGCGCTCGGCAGCCGGAGCTCCGCCGTGTTGTGGCAACTCGCGTTAAGCGCCTTGGGTTTGATCTTATCGGCGGGGCTGACTTTGCAATGGCGCAATGCCGTGGCGTGGCTGGCCGGTCAAGCGCTGGCTGCGGTGCTGGTGAGTCTGGTTTCGCGTGCCACGCTGCGACGTGTCGTGGGTCAACCGACGCCTTCCACCCCTCATGGTGAGCACTCGTTTTTGCGTGAGCGAGGGTATTGGCGTTTTGCTCTCCCCTTGGCAGCACTCACCAGCCTGATGTGGCTCTACGGTAACGGCTACCGGTTCATTCTCGAGCGTGCTTGGGATGCAACGGCATTGGGGATATTTTTGCTGGCACTCTCGGTTCCTGCCCAGATGACTGCGGTACTGGAATCCATCGTGATGCAGTATGCGTACCCGTTTTATTTTCGCCGTATCGCGGGCCAAGTCGATGAATCAACCAAGGCGGAGGCCACGGCGGCCATGACCAACGCCCTTCTTCCGCTGTATTGGGCCTGGGGCGCCTTTCTCTGTGTAGCGACGCCCCAGGTGATTTTTTTGATCACGGCGCCAAGCTATCATGGTGCCGCGCAGTGGGCGATCTATGGCGCATTGCTGGAAGTTGCCCGGTTGACGGGCAACGCCTGGAATCTTACTGCACAGGCAAGAAAAGACTTCCGCCCGCTGGTTTTGCCTCATGCAGTGGGTGCTGTGGGCAGTCTCATCACGGCGTTGGTCGTGTGGCACACCGGCGCTTCGGCGCAGGTGTTTGCCGCTGGGTTGCTGCTTGCCGCACTCGTCCAGAGTGCGCTCATGGTGATTCGGTCGCGAAACATGCTGCCGCTATGGTTTTCCAGAAGACGCGCGGGGATAGCAGGCTTGGTCCTTTTTTTGGGCCTCATGCTCGGCTTCCTGTGGCGCGCGGATCACGGCCCCTTGGTTTCGATCCTCATCATTGCCGTGGCCGGTGTGCTGTTTAGCCTAGTGGCTTATGTGCATCTGCGCACGGCGCGGTTTTTCCACAGCTTGGCTGAGCAGCGGCTGGCTTGA
- a CDS encoding glycosyltransferase family 10 domain-containing protein gives MRAIRWFERHAPQDFALYGYGWDKLPRLPTRLGGLVHRIEGALPLRPRWFPSWRGVAASKHEVLRRARFSICYENVGGLRGYITEKIFDAFCAGNVPVYWGAEDIADYVPETCFIDRRRFRSYDDLHAYLVSMPEDTFFGYQKAIRDFLASPKAQRFSTRTFAETIVAGVLSRL, from the coding sequence GTGCGTGCCATCCGCTGGTTCGAGCGCCATGCACCTCAGGATTTTGCGCTCTATGGGTACGGCTGGGACAAGTTACCGCGCTTGCCGACGCGCTTGGGTGGCCTCGTTCATCGTATTGAAGGCGCGCTGCCTTTGCGCCCGCGATGGTTTCCCTCCTGGCGTGGTGTGGCGGCGAGCAAGCACGAGGTGTTGCGGCGGGCGCGCTTTTCCATCTGTTATGAAAATGTCGGCGGGTTGCGTGGCTACATCACCGAGAAAATCTTTGATGCCTTTTGTGCAGGCAACGTGCCCGTCTATTGGGGAGCAGAAGACATTGCCGACTACGTGCCAGAAACGTGTTTCATCGACCGCAGGCGGTTCCGTTCCTATGACGATCTTCACGCCTACCTCGTGTCCATGCCGGAAGACACATTCTTTGGCTACCAGAAGGCAATTCGAGATTTTCTCGCCTCGCCCAAGGCGCAACGCTTTTCGACTCGCACCTTCGCCGAGACCATTGTGGCCGGAGTGTTGAGCAGACTTTGA
- a CDS encoding FkbM family methyltransferase — translation MRKTTAHRMLKTRAILERAKWLYGLYVRRDPFLQEVRRWFRDKGDQTLRLHYPLTSDSIVVDVGGYVGDFAEAIYTKYRCRVLVFEPVAEYWQRCVARFAQNPRIEVFNYGLGSKDASLPLEIKGDGSSFVEDHSTAQSHALASLRRADTTLEALGIKHVDLMKINIEGGEYDLLELLIETGWLTRIRFLQIQFHNFVPGATERRQVIRSKLAQSHTEMWTYEFVWESWQRRGYPGSSGNLS, via the coding sequence GTGCGAAAAACCACTGCACATCGGATGTTGAAAACAAGGGCCATCCTGGAACGAGCCAAGTGGCTTTACGGACTGTATGTTCGTCGAGACCCATTTTTACAAGAGGTTCGCCGTTGGTTCAGGGACAAGGGTGACCAAACGCTACGTTTGCACTACCCCTTGACTTCAGACAGCATCGTTGTCGACGTGGGGGGCTACGTCGGCGATTTCGCAGAGGCTATTTACACCAAATATCGATGTAGAGTTCTGGTTTTTGAGCCGGTGGCGGAGTATTGGCAGCGCTGTGTCGCCCGCTTCGCCCAGAACCCCAGGATCGAAGTATTCAACTATGGTCTTGGTTCCAAAGATGCAAGTCTGCCGCTAGAGATCAAAGGGGATGGGTCCTCTTTCGTAGAAGACCATTCGACGGCCCAGAGCCACGCTCTCGCCTCATTGAGACGGGCGGATACCACGCTAGAAGCGCTCGGGATAAAACACGTGGATTTGATGAAAATCAATATCGAAGGCGGGGAATACGATCTGCTGGAGTTGCTGATAGAGACCGGATGGCTAACCCGCATTCGCTTTTTGCAGATACAGTTCCACAACTTCGTGCCCGGCGCAACCGAACGAAGGCAAGTAATTCGATCCAAACTCGCTCAGAGCCATACCGAGATGTGGACCTACGAGTTCGTGTGGGAGAGTTGGCAGCGTCGTGGCTACCCCGGGTCCTCAGGCAACCTATCATGA